In Lysinibacillus sp. FSL M8-0337, the following proteins share a genomic window:
- a CDS encoding nucleotidyltransferase family protein, with translation MKQWQKTLVNQNHTLLDTMKIIDDSSLQFAVVVDEEQHLLGTVTDGDIRRGILRGEGLDVTITSIMNPNPISARSGQKYHKYKQLMKSKMLKQLPIVDENNRIINILFTDNIETTLNKNTVVLMLGGLGTRLRPLTNDTPKPMLRVGNKPILETIIEGFKQYGYTNFIFSVNYKKEVIQDYFQNGEAFDVTIEYIEEDKKMGTAGALSLLKSRPTKPFFVMNGDLLTQINFDQLMQFHMEHDSVATMCVREFEYQIPYGVIETDGTDLVTIREKPIHRSFVNAGIYVLNPDVLDYIPQDEFYDMPSLFEKLIEENSKTSVFPIREYWLDIGQMDDFNKANNEFKELLNEA, from the coding sequence ATGAAACAATGGCAAAAAACGCTAGTTAATCAAAATCATACTTTACTAGATACAATGAAAATTATTGATGATTCTTCTCTGCAATTTGCAGTAGTTGTAGATGAAGAACAACATTTGCTTGGAACTGTCACAGATGGAGATATACGCCGTGGTATTTTGCGAGGTGAAGGTCTGGATGTAACTATAACGTCCATTATGAACCCAAATCCAATAAGTGCAAGAAGCGGTCAAAAATATCACAAATATAAGCAATTAATGAAATCAAAAATGCTTAAGCAGTTACCTATTGTAGATGAGAATAATAGAATTATCAATATACTTTTTACGGACAATATTGAAACGACCTTAAATAAAAACACGGTTGTATTAATGCTTGGTGGATTAGGTACAAGGTTGCGACCATTAACGAACGATACACCAAAACCAATGCTTAGAGTTGGGAATAAGCCAATTTTAGAAACAATAATAGAAGGTTTCAAGCAATATGGATATACAAATTTTATTTTTTCTGTCAATTACAAAAAAGAGGTAATCCAGGACTATTTTCAAAATGGGGAAGCATTTGATGTAACGATTGAGTATATTGAAGAAGACAAAAAAATGGGGACTGCTGGAGCACTATCGTTACTAAAAAGTAGACCGACGAAACCATTTTTTGTGATGAATGGAGATTTGCTTACACAAATTAATTTCGATCAATTGATGCAATTCCATATGGAGCATGACTCTGTTGCCACGATGTGTGTAAGAGAGTTTGAATATCAAATTCCATACGGTGTAATTGAAACGGATGGTACAGATTTGGTAACAATAAGAGAAAAGCCAATTCATCGTAGTTTTGTAAATGCGGGAATTTATGTATTAAATCCTGATGTACTGGACTATATTCCACAGGATGAATTTTATGATATGCCATCTTTGTTTGAAAAATTAATAGAAGAAAATAGTAAAACATCTGTTTTTCCAATTAGAGAATATTGGCTAGATATTGGACAAATGGATGATTTCAATAAAGCAAATAATGAGTTTAAGGAGCTTTTAAATGAAGCCTAA
- a CDS encoding acylneuraminate cytidylyltransferase family protein — MKPKVLAIIPARGGSKGVPRKNIKVLAGKPLIAWTIEEAKKSKYITRTILSSDNEEIIQIAKEYGCDVPFVRPIELAQDDTPGITAVLHALEQCEGYEYVVLLQPTSPFRTVEDIDNCIEYTINQQAKFCVSVTEAEQSPYWMYTIENGKMKPIIEQDKLATRRQDLPNVYVLNGAIYVARVEDIIEKKTFLTEETTSFIMSNENSLDIDTVLDFEISEYLIGKS; from the coding sequence ATGAAGCCTAAAGTTTTAGCGATTATCCCTGCACGCGGAGGTTCAAAAGGTGTACCGCGAAAAAATATTAAAGTGTTAGCAGGAAAACCATTAATTGCATGGACAATTGAAGAAGCAAAAAAATCCAAATACATTACGCGAACGATACTATCATCAGATAATGAAGAAATCATTCAGATAGCAAAAGAATATGGGTGTGATGTGCCTTTTGTAAGACCAATAGAGCTAGCACAAGATGATACACCAGGTATTACTGCTGTTCTCCATGCACTAGAGCAATGTGAAGGATATGAGTATGTAGTATTATTGCAACCAACTTCACCGTTCCGTACTGTAGAAGATATAGACAATTGTATTGAATATACCATAAACCAACAAGCTAAGTTCTGCGTTTCAGTAACGGAGGCAGAGCAATCACCTTATTGGATGTATACAATAGAAAATGGCAAGATGAAGCCCATTATTGAACAGGATAAGTTAGCTACAAGAAGGCAGGATTTACCGAATGTATACGTTTTAAATGGAGCTATTTATGTAGCGAGAGTAGAAGACATAATAGAGAAAAAAACCTTTTTAACAGAGGAGACAACATCTTTTATTATGTCAAATGAAAATTCGTTGGACATTGACACTGTATTAGATTTTGAAATCAGTGAATATTTAATAGGGAAGTCCTAA
- a CDS encoding glycosyltransferase yields MSNLKKVLLLKGSSNYNVLRYWIDSLAKGFEKIGVETIILDTIYSSNEQIITSLQMDVDAVISFNGIFTDQQEVLNQVVKAPYILLLIDHPIDHLGRIQNLRDIDILTLMDRHDVNNLETFGLNVKNTYLLPHAAIELSIEPCDKTIDILVSGSYSDMSNYKGYINGQSPAIRAICEEVIENCLADTSRYYIEEFKEAFKKRDIMIELRLNETPEFVKMVHEIGRYVYSVNRLKVIMALADAGFNVEIYGNNWSSSPVMKYPNVRLHESVNYWQTQELMRKSKIVMNFQALLRDGTHERIFAGMAARSVVVTNETPYLRELFLADEEIIFYNFNHLEEMVESIQAILQDDGRREKISQAGWQAVKGSHTFEERAKMIVDIFNDVKLSNHI; encoded by the coding sequence GTGAGTAATTTGAAAAAAGTCCTCCTTTTAAAAGGTAGTTCTAATTATAATGTTCTAAGATATTGGATAGATTCACTTGCAAAAGGGTTTGAAAAAATAGGTGTAGAGACAATAATACTGGATACGATTTATTCTAGTAATGAACAAATTATTACAAGTTTGCAAATGGATGTTGATGCTGTTATTTCGTTTAATGGTATATTTACAGACCAGCAAGAAGTTTTGAATCAGGTAGTCAAAGCGCCTTATATCCTTTTACTTATCGACCACCCTATTGATCATCTAGGACGTATCCAAAATTTACGTGATATCGATATCCTAACTTTAATGGACCGGCATGACGTGAATAATTTAGAAACATTCGGACTAAATGTTAAAAATACGTATTTGCTTCCACATGCAGCTATTGAATTATCTATTGAACCGTGTGACAAGACAATTGATATTTTAGTCAGTGGTTCATATTCAGATATGTCTAATTATAAAGGTTATATTAATGGACAATCACCAGCAATACGAGCTATTTGTGAAGAAGTTATAGAAAATTGCTTAGCTGATACAAGTAGATACTATATAGAAGAGTTTAAAGAGGCTTTTAAAAAGCGTGATATTATGATTGAATTACGATTAAATGAAACACCTGAGTTTGTGAAGATGGTTCATGAAATTGGTCGTTATGTTTATTCAGTGAATCGTTTGAAAGTAATTATGGCTTTAGCCGATGCCGGTTTTAATGTGGAAATTTATGGTAATAACTGGTCTTCTTCTCCCGTGATGAAATACCCAAATGTCCGTCTTCATGAGTCGGTAAATTATTGGCAGACGCAGGAATTAATGAGAAAGTCTAAAATAGTGATGAATTTTCAAGCATTACTGCGTGATGGTACACATGAAAGAATCTTTGCCGGAATGGCGGCAAGATCTGTAGTAGTAACAAATGAAACGCCATACCTAAGAGAATTATTTTTAGCAGATGAAGAAATAATTTTTTATAACTTCAATCATCTCGAGGAAATGGTTGAATCCATTCAGGCCATTTTACAAGATGATGGGCGTAGAGAAAAAATTTCTCAAGCAGGATGGCAAGCAGTTAAAGGATCGCATACTTTTGAAGAGCGAGCAAAGATGATTGTTGATATTTTTAATGATGTTAAACTTTCTAATCATATTTAA
- a CDS encoding flagellar protein FlaG, which translates to MRIIAQGQSIEAIATSDSTKVKSSEMVTKPTVSNKVASQPVAEKSIIASDEQDIPKEKLEQAIDTVNEFLHISHSSSKFVLHDGLDRYFVQLVDTQTEEVVKEIPPKKLLDAFYEMQKLLGMIVDEKI; encoded by the coding sequence ATGCGTATTATAGCGCAAGGACAATCAATCGAGGCTATAGCTACTTCAGACAGTACAAAGGTGAAAAGCTCAGAAATGGTAACAAAGCCTACTGTATCTAATAAAGTAGCTTCACAGCCAGTTGCAGAAAAATCAATTATTGCAAGCGACGAGCAAGATATACCAAAAGAAAAGCTGGAACAAGCGATAGATACCGTGAATGAATTTTTACATATCAGTCACAGTTCATCAAAGTTTGTGTTGCATGATGGATTAGATCGTTATTTTGTACAATTAGTAGATACTCAAACGGAAGAGGTCGTTAAGGAAATACCACCGAAAAAGTTATTAGATGCATTTTATGAAATGCAAAAGCTTTTAGGAATGATTGTAGATGAAAAAATATAG
- the fliD gene encoding flagellar filament capping protein FliD, translated as MVNRIGGLASGMDIDSLVSKLMAAEKIPLTKLQQKKQTTEWTRDAYRSINAKLKTFHTYIGDNLLIKGFNKKTATSSNSNYVSATATSQASGSLSIEGVSQLASAARGVSDKQVNATGNTTLQELGITDGKIELRAIQANGKLAEQATTIEFDPNTTTVAKLVEKINSSNAGVNALFENGKLSISAKNTGDNKLGTGAEITVEAGADVFGKLGFSSLVGATSGDLANNGQNAVLQVNGIATEKNSNTFSIAGYSVTLKETFNASTTITENLKAAKEERDNAQISKNQLQNLLDTAIANFDAVKQPYLDKFDEVFKNSLNATEQEAFNQINNSEFFKSLTAAEMTQLQNLTIDQNADEATIKAAINSSPDFSPELKTKLGNLSKDDLLLVETLDETQLGKFQDAANKDLSLKTYNSLNKEFLSGLSASDITTIKGFDFSSKETLNASIESLPDGTLKTNLSKLSDAQKQSLKDISDVDLQKYQEVAVVQIPYDEKLALKVQAQNNFNAGDERLKQAEANLIAAQAAADAEASKPSTAPNIPPVTMTSSTDVDDMMTKIKEFVTTYNGLVKDINDQTKEKRYRTYAPLTEEQRKEMSENEIKLWEEKAKSGLLRSDSVLRGGLSDIRGLVYEANPAVSNPNFNTLYKIGITSSKSYNDGGTLEIDELKLRKAIEEDPDAVTALFTNKGDVKEKVTVNGQEVTANTQGFLLKLRDSLKTFSNDIEKKAGLASSVDNSYTIGKNLVDMEKRIDIWKTKLESIESRYWKQFSAMEKAINKANSQSGMFSQFSGQ; from the coding sequence ATGGTAAACCGAATTGGTGGATTAGCTTCAGGAATGGATATTGATTCATTAGTATCAAAATTAATGGCGGCAGAAAAAATTCCACTCACTAAATTACAACAAAAAAAGCAAACAACTGAATGGACACGAGATGCATATCGTAGCATTAATGCAAAGTTAAAAACATTTCATACTTATATAGGTGATAATTTATTAATAAAAGGCTTCAACAAAAAAACTGCAACGTCATCAAATTCTAACTATGTGTCTGCTACTGCCACTTCGCAAGCATCTGGTTCATTATCTATTGAAGGTGTATCGCAATTGGCTTCGGCTGCTCGTGGTGTTAGCGATAAACAAGTGAATGCTACAGGTAATACAACATTACAAGAACTAGGCATTACAGATGGCAAAATTGAGTTAAGGGCAATTCAAGCTAATGGGAAATTAGCAGAGCAAGCGACAACAATTGAATTTGACCCAAATACAACAACGGTTGCTAAGCTTGTTGAAAAAATTAATAGTAGTAATGCGGGTGTAAATGCTTTATTTGAAAACGGTAAACTTTCGATTTCTGCAAAAAATACTGGAGATAATAAACTTGGCACAGGAGCTGAAATTACAGTAGAAGCCGGTGCGGATGTTTTCGGTAAACTTGGTTTTAGTTCTCTAGTAGGTGCAACTTCAGGAGATTTGGCTAATAATGGTCAAAATGCTGTTTTACAAGTGAACGGTATTGCAACTGAAAAAAATTCTAATACATTTTCTATTGCGGGTTACTCTGTAACATTAAAAGAAACATTTAACGCATCTACTACTATTACTGAAAATTTAAAGGCAGCTAAAGAAGAACGCGATAATGCTCAAATTAGTAAAAATCAGTTACAGAATCTATTAGATACGGCTATCGCTAATTTTGATGCAGTAAAACAACCATATCTAGATAAATTTGATGAAGTATTTAAAAATAGCTTAAATGCTACTGAACAAGAAGCATTTAATCAAATCAATAACAGCGAATTTTTTAAATCACTTACTGCTGCTGAAATGACGCAATTACAAAATCTAACGATTGATCAAAATGCTGATGAGGCAACGATTAAAGCGGCAATCAATAGCAGCCCTGATTTTTCACCAGAATTGAAAACGAAACTTGGAAATCTAAGTAAAGATGATTTATTATTGGTGGAAACATTAGATGAGACACAGCTAGGTAAATTTCAAGATGCTGCTAATAAAGATTTATCTCTGAAGACTTATAATTCTTTAAATAAGGAATTTCTAAGTGGCTTGTCAGCTTCTGATATTACTACAATTAAAGGTTTTGATTTTTCTAGTAAAGAAACTTTAAATGCTTCAATAGAAAGTCTTCCAGATGGAACATTGAAAACAAATTTATCAAAGTTAAGTGATGCCCAAAAGCAATCTTTAAAAGATATAAGTGATGTAGACCTTCAGAAATATCAAGAAGTTGCAGTAGTGCAAATTCCTTATGACGAAAAATTAGCATTGAAAGTACAAGCGCAAAATAATTTTAATGCTGGCGATGAGCGCTTAAAACAAGCTGAAGCAAATTTAATTGCTGCTCAAGCTGCTGCAGATGCAGAAGCTAGTAAGCCTTCTACTGCACCAAATATACCTCCTGTAACAATGACATCATCTACAGATGTTGATGATATGATGACTAAGATTAAAGAGTTTGTTACGACTTATAACGGACTTGTTAAAGATATTAACGATCAAACAAAAGAGAAGAGATATCGTACGTATGCACCTTTAACAGAAGAGCAACGAAAAGAAATGTCAGAAAATGAAATTAAGCTTTGGGAAGAAAAAGCAAAAAGTGGCCTTTTACGTAGTGATTCAGTGTTGCGAGGTGGATTATCAGATATTCGTGGGTTGGTCTATGAAGCGAATCCTGCAGTATCGAATCCGAATTTTAATACGTTATATAAAATTGGCATTACTTCTTCAAAATCATACAATGACGGCGGTACGTTAGAAATTGACGAATTGAAATTACGTAAAGCAATTGAAGAAGATCCGGATGCAGTAACTGCGTTATTTACAAATAAAGGTGATGTAAAAGAAAAAGTAACAGTAAATGGGCAAGAGGTAACAGCTAATACACAAGGATTTTTACTGAAATTACGTGATTCCCTAAAGACTTTTTCTAATGATATTGAGAAAAAAGCCGGACTTGCTTCAAGCGTAGATAATTCTTATACAATCGGGAAAAATCTCGTTGATATGGAAAAACGAATTGATATTTGGAAGACGAAATTAGAAAGTATTGAGAGTCGCTATTGGAAACAATTTAGTGCAATGGAGAAAGCAATTAACAAAGCAAATTCACAATCCGGTATGTTCTCACAATTTAGTGGACAGTAG
- the fliS gene encoding flagellar export chaperone FliS produces the protein MAAQTSAHNIYKQNSVTTASPGELTLMLYNGCLKFLAKAKQAIQEKKIQEKNTNLLKAQAIISEFITTLNMNVEISKNMLALYEYMNRRLVEANIKNDIAIIEEVEGLVTEFRDTWKEVLRINRQQQYGNGNQV, from the coding sequence ATGGCAGCACAAACATCAGCCCATAATATTTATAAACAAAATAGTGTTACTACAGCATCGCCAGGCGAGCTAACATTAATGCTTTACAATGGTTGTTTAAAGTTCTTAGCGAAGGCTAAACAGGCTATTCAAGAAAAGAAAATTCAAGAAAAAAACACGAATTTATTAAAGGCGCAAGCTATTATAAGCGAATTTATAACAACCTTGAATATGAATGTCGAAATTTCAAAAAATATGCTAGCACTATATGAATATATGAATAGACGCTTGGTTGAAGCAAACATAAAAAATGATATTGCTATTATTGAAGAAGTTGAAGGTTTAGTTACTGAATTCCGAGATACGTGGAAGGAAGTTCTACGTATCAATCGTCAACAACAGTATGGAAATGGAAACCAAGTGTGA
- a CDS encoding PilZ domain-containing protein, producing the protein MKFKRQEGFRFKFEEPVNMTFAIYENGKVDHAQTAMADLLDISPRGLKMFTEVDLGFRPSPLDLRFVLDTREIRVYGEVIWSRPFGNGKQYGVFFNNQGAVEDLIVDELKARRKKEAAEAKMKKINS; encoded by the coding sequence ATGAAATTTAAACGTCAAGAAGGCTTCCGTTTTAAGTTTGAAGAGCCTGTTAATATGACTTTTGCGATATATGAGAATGGCAAAGTGGACCATGCACAAACGGCTATGGCCGATTTATTAGATATTAGTCCGAGGGGATTAAAAATGTTTACTGAGGTCGATTTAGGTTTCCGTCCGTCTCCGCTTGATTTGCGTTTTGTTTTGGATACAAGAGAAATTCGCGTATACGGAGAGGTCATTTGGAGTCGTCCTTTTGGCAATGGGAAACAATATGGTGTGTTTTTCAATAATCAGGGTGCTGTTGAGGATTTGATTGTTGATGAGCTAAAAGCCCGCCGTAAAAAAGAGGCAGCAGAAGCCAAGATGAAAAAAATCAATTCTTAA
- the raiA gene encoding ribosome-associated translation inhibitor RaiA — MLNFNIRGENIEVTPAIREYVENKIEKVERYFNEDVNANANVNLKVYNDKQTKVEVTIPMKNLTLRAEERHNDMYAAIDLIVDKLERQIRKHKTKVNRKFREREGAGLYFATSQAVADTVTEDDEYSIVRTKQFDLKPMDQEEAVLQMNMLGHDFYIFTDAESNGTNIVYKRKDGKYGLIETT, encoded by the coding sequence ATGTTAAACTTTAACATTCGCGGTGAAAATATTGAGGTAACTCCAGCTATTCGAGAGTATGTTGAAAATAAAATCGAAAAAGTTGAACGTTATTTTAACGAAGATGTTAACGCCAATGCTAACGTAAATTTAAAGGTTTACAATGACAAACAAACAAAAGTGGAAGTTACAATTCCAATGAAAAACTTAACACTTCGTGCAGAAGAACGTCATAATGATATGTATGCTGCAATCGATTTAATTGTTGATAAATTAGAACGACAAATTCGCAAACATAAAACTAAAGTAAACCGTAAATTCCGTGAGCGTGAAGGTGCAGGACTTTATTTTGCTACATCACAAGCTGTAGCTGATACAGTAACAGAGGATGACGAGTATTCTATTGTGCGTACAAAACAATTTGATTTAAAACCGATGGATCAAGAAGAAGCGGTGTTACAGATGAATATGTTAGGACATGATTTCTATATTTTCACTGATGCTGAATCAAATGGTACAAACATTGTTTACAAACGTAAAGATGGCAAGTACGGCTTAATCGAAACAACTTAA
- the fliB gene encoding flagellin lysine-N-methylase, with product MYREILIPEYLTKFSCIGASCEDTCCAGWKVAVDKTTFQKYRNISKPGIKEELKKYITRERSNPSDFSYGKIKMTENNVCTMLTEDGWCKIQAELGEEFLCHTCSVYPRIVKEVDNRLEKSLTPSCPEAARLMLLNETGINFIIDEEQTKKNILVDAKLDSKEKPHFWELRMFTIEMLQNRKQSLDVRLIVIGMFFQKISEIPIKDWAIQLEPIMTRYKNILNDDEQIQLLLNLPDNLSFQMNMAKELLSYRLMGGISSQRYLDCVNDMINSLQLNDGTDINDSILLYKRFYAEYYAPFMREHEYILENYAVNYVFKNLFPFDQPNLFESFVMLSVNISIIKLHLIGMAGHHKGLTTELVIKLIQSYAKTIEHDLAYLQNVREMLNESGYSTMAHMIVLLKS from the coding sequence ATGTATAGAGAAATATTAATACCTGAATATTTAACGAAGTTTTCATGTATAGGTGCTTCATGTGAAGATACTTGTTGCGCAGGTTGGAAAGTCGCTGTTGATAAAACAACCTTTCAAAAATATCGTAATATTAGTAAACCAGGGATTAAAGAAGAATTAAAAAAATACATAACTAGAGAGCGTTCAAATCCATCTGATTTTTCTTATGGGAAAATTAAAATGACTGAAAATAATGTATGTACCATGCTGACTGAAGATGGTTGGTGCAAAATACAGGCAGAACTTGGTGAAGAGTTTTTGTGTCATACATGTTCGGTATATCCAAGAATAGTAAAGGAAGTTGATAATCGTCTTGAGAAAAGTTTGACACCTTCATGTCCCGAGGCAGCACGTTTAATGTTACTTAATGAGACAGGCATTAATTTTATCATTGATGAGGAGCAAACCAAAAAAAATATACTAGTTGATGCGAAACTAGATTCCAAAGAAAAACCACATTTTTGGGAATTAAGAATGTTTACAATCGAAATGTTACAAAATCGTAAGCAATCTTTAGATGTGCGATTAATAGTTATTGGCATGTTTTTTCAAAAAATAAGCGAAATACCAATAAAGGATTGGGCAATACAATTAGAACCTATAATGACTCGATATAAAAATATTCTAAATGATGATGAGCAAATTCAATTATTACTAAATTTACCAGATAATCTATCGTTTCAAATGAATATGGCAAAAGAACTTTTGAGTTATCGTTTAATGGGCGGCATTTCGAGCCAACGTTATTTGGACTGTGTGAATGATATGATAAATTCCTTACAGCTAAATGATGGTACAGATATTAATGATTCTATTTTATTGTATAAAAGATTTTATGCCGAATATTATGCTCCATTCATGAGAGAGCACGAATATATACTTGAAAATTATGCTGTAAATTATGTATTTAAAAATTTATTCCCATTTGATCAGCCTAATTTATTTGAGAGTTTTGTTATGTTATCGGTAAATATTTCAATCATTAAGCTTCATTTAATTGGAATGGCAGGGCATCATAAAGGATTGACTACTGAGTTGGTCATTAAACTAATTCAATCCTATGCTAAAACGATTGAACATGATTTAGCTTATTTACAAAATGTTCGCGAAATGCTTAACGAGAGCGGTTATTCAACGATGGCTCATATGATTGTTTTATTAAAGAGTTAG